In Ursus arctos isolate Adak ecotype North America unplaced genomic scaffold, UrsArc2.0 scaffold_3, whole genome shotgun sequence, one DNA window encodes the following:
- the ASIC3 gene encoding acid-sensing ion channel 3 isoform X1 encodes MKPHPGPEEARRPASDISAFASSCTLHGLGHVFGPGGLTPRRGLWAAAVLLSLAAFLYQVAERVRYYGEFHHETALDERESHRLTFPAVTLCNINPLRRSRLTPNDLHWAGPALLGVEPAEHAAFLRALGQPPAPPGFMPSPTFDLARLYARAGHSLEDMLLDCRYRGWPCGPENFTVVFTRMGQCYTFNSGANGAELLTTPKGGMGNGLEIMLDVQQDEYLPVWRDMEETPFEVGIRLQIHSQEEPPTIDQLGFGAAPGYQTFVSCQQQQLSFLPPPWGDCSSASLDPDFEPEPSSPPSPSPGPHPSYSLMGCRLACETRYVARKCGCRMMHMPGGAPVCSPQQYKDCANPALDAMLRKDACTCPNPCASTRYAKELSMVRIPSRASARYLARKHNRSEAYIAENVLVLDIFFEALNYETVEQKKAYEVSELLGDIGGQMGLFIGASLLTILEILDYLCEVFRDRVLGYFWNRKHSQRHSDTNLLQEGLGSHRIQSSHLSLGPRGRSCLEGLPPLPAPSPRLCLPPTAPATSSHGSRPGVCVYRATP; translated from the exons ATGAAGCCCCATCCCGGGCCAGAGGAGGCCCGGCGGCCAGCTTCCGACATCAGCGCGTTCGCCAGCAGCTGCACGCTGCATGGGCTGGGCCACGTTTTTGGCCCTGGGGGCCTGACGCCACGCCGAGGGCTGTGGGCTGCCGCCGTGCTCCTGTCGCTGGCCGCCTTCCTCTACCAAGTGGCTGAGAGGGTGCGCTACTACGGGGAGTTCCACCATGAGACGGCCCTGGACGAGCGCGAGAGCCACCGGCTCACCTTCCCCGCTGTCACCCTGTGCAACATCAACCCGCTGCGCCGCTCCCGCCTCACGCCCAACGACCTGCACTGGGCTGGGCCCGCgctgctgggcgtggagcctgcggAGCATGCCGCCTTCCTGCGCGCCCTGGGCCAGCCCCCCGCGCCGCCGGGCTTCATGCCCAGTCCCACCTTCGACCTGGCTCGACTGTACGCCAGGGCCGGGCACAGCCTGGAGGACATGCTGCTGGACTGCCGCTACCGAGGCTGGCCATGCGGGCCTGAGAACTTCACCGTG GTCTTCACCCGGATGGGTCAGTGCTACACCTTTAACTCCGGCGCCAATGGGGCAGAGCTTCTCACTACTCCCAAGGGCGGCATGGGCAACGGGCTGGAGATCATGCTGGATGTGCAGCAGGATGAGTACCTGCCCGTGTGGAGGGACATGG AGGAGACCCCGTTTGAGGTGGGGATCCGACTGCAGATCCACAGCCAGGAGGAGCCGCCCACCATCGACCAGCTGGGCTTTGGGGCAGCCCCTGGCTACCAGACCTTCGTGTCCTGCCAGCAGCAGCAA CTGagcttcctgcccccaccctggggcGACTGCAGCTCCGCATCTCTGGACCCCGACTTTGAGCCAGAACCTTCGAGTCCCCCCAGCCCTAGCCCAGGCCCCCACCCTTCCTATAGTCTAATGGGGTGTCGCCTAGCCTGTGAGACACGCTACGTGGCTCGGAAGTGCGGCTGCCGAATGATGCATATGCCTG gcGGGGCGCCAGTGTGTAGCCCCCAGCAGTACAAGGACTGCGCCAACCCTGCGCTCG ACGCCATGCTGCGGAAGGACGCGTGCACCTGCCCCAACCCGTGCGCCAGCACGCGCTACGCCAAGGAGCTCTCCATGGTGCGGATCCCCAGCCGCGCCTCCGCCCGCTATCTGGCCCGGAAACACAACCGCAGCGAGGCCTACATTGC AGAGAACGTGCTGGTGCTGGACATCTTCTTTGAGGCCCTCAACTATGAGACGGTGGAGCAGAAGAAGGCCTATGAAGTGTCAGAACTGcttg GTGACATAGGGGGCCAGATGGGGCTGTTCATCGGAGCCAGCCTGCTCACCATCCTTGAGATCCTGGACTACCTCTGTGAG GTGTTCCGagacagggtcctgggatacttCTGGAACCGAAAGCACTCCCAAAGGCATTCTGACACCAATCTG cTTCAGGAAGGGCTGGGCAGCCACCGAATCCAAAGTTCCCACCTCAGTCTGGGCCCCAG gggcaggtccTGTCTAGAGG gcctcccacccctccctgcgcCGTCACCAAGACTCTGTCTGCCTCCCACCGCACCTGCTACCTCGTCACACGGCTCTAGACCCGGTGTCTGTGTCTACCGGGCTACACCCTGA
- the ASIC3 gene encoding acid-sensing ion channel 3 isoform X2, which translates to MKPHPGPEEARRPASDISAFASSCTLHGLGHVFGPGGLTPRRGLWAAAVLLSLAAFLYQVAERVRYYGEFHHETALDERESHRLTFPAVTLCNINPLRRSRLTPNDLHWAGPALLGVEPAEHAAFLRALGQPPAPPGFMPSPTFDLARLYARAGHSLEDMLLDCRYRGWPCGPENFTVVFTRMGQCYTFNSGANGAELLTTPKGGMGNGLEIMLDVQQDEYLPVWRDMEETPFEVGIRLQIHSQEEPPTIDQLGFGAAPGYQTFVSCQQQQLSFLPPPWGDCSSASLDPDFEPEPSSPPSPSPGPHPSYSLMGCRLACETRYVARKCGCRMMHMPGGAPVCSPQQYKDCANPALDAMLRKDACTCPNPCASTRYAKELSMVRIPSRASARYLARKHNRSEAYIAENVLVLDIFFEALNYETVEQKKAYEVSELLGDIGGQMGLFIGASLLTILEILDYLCEVFRDRVLGYFWNRKHSQRHSDTNLLQEGLGSHRIQSSHLSLGPRPPTPPCAVTKTLSASHRTCYLVTRL; encoded by the exons ATGAAGCCCCATCCCGGGCCAGAGGAGGCCCGGCGGCCAGCTTCCGACATCAGCGCGTTCGCCAGCAGCTGCACGCTGCATGGGCTGGGCCACGTTTTTGGCCCTGGGGGCCTGACGCCACGCCGAGGGCTGTGGGCTGCCGCCGTGCTCCTGTCGCTGGCCGCCTTCCTCTACCAAGTGGCTGAGAGGGTGCGCTACTACGGGGAGTTCCACCATGAGACGGCCCTGGACGAGCGCGAGAGCCACCGGCTCACCTTCCCCGCTGTCACCCTGTGCAACATCAACCCGCTGCGCCGCTCCCGCCTCACGCCCAACGACCTGCACTGGGCTGGGCCCGCgctgctgggcgtggagcctgcggAGCATGCCGCCTTCCTGCGCGCCCTGGGCCAGCCCCCCGCGCCGCCGGGCTTCATGCCCAGTCCCACCTTCGACCTGGCTCGACTGTACGCCAGGGCCGGGCACAGCCTGGAGGACATGCTGCTGGACTGCCGCTACCGAGGCTGGCCATGCGGGCCTGAGAACTTCACCGTG GTCTTCACCCGGATGGGTCAGTGCTACACCTTTAACTCCGGCGCCAATGGGGCAGAGCTTCTCACTACTCCCAAGGGCGGCATGGGCAACGGGCTGGAGATCATGCTGGATGTGCAGCAGGATGAGTACCTGCCCGTGTGGAGGGACATGG AGGAGACCCCGTTTGAGGTGGGGATCCGACTGCAGATCCACAGCCAGGAGGAGCCGCCCACCATCGACCAGCTGGGCTTTGGGGCAGCCCCTGGCTACCAGACCTTCGTGTCCTGCCAGCAGCAGCAA CTGagcttcctgcccccaccctggggcGACTGCAGCTCCGCATCTCTGGACCCCGACTTTGAGCCAGAACCTTCGAGTCCCCCCAGCCCTAGCCCAGGCCCCCACCCTTCCTATAGTCTAATGGGGTGTCGCCTAGCCTGTGAGACACGCTACGTGGCTCGGAAGTGCGGCTGCCGAATGATGCATATGCCTG gcGGGGCGCCAGTGTGTAGCCCCCAGCAGTACAAGGACTGCGCCAACCCTGCGCTCG ACGCCATGCTGCGGAAGGACGCGTGCACCTGCCCCAACCCGTGCGCCAGCACGCGCTACGCCAAGGAGCTCTCCATGGTGCGGATCCCCAGCCGCGCCTCCGCCCGCTATCTGGCCCGGAAACACAACCGCAGCGAGGCCTACATTGC AGAGAACGTGCTGGTGCTGGACATCTTCTTTGAGGCCCTCAACTATGAGACGGTGGAGCAGAAGAAGGCCTATGAAGTGTCAGAACTGcttg GTGACATAGGGGGCCAGATGGGGCTGTTCATCGGAGCCAGCCTGCTCACCATCCTTGAGATCCTGGACTACCTCTGTGAG GTGTTCCGagacagggtcctgggatacttCTGGAACCGAAAGCACTCCCAAAGGCATTCTGACACCAATCTG cTTCAGGAAGGGCTGGGCAGCCACCGAATCCAAAGTTCCCACCTCAGTCTGGGCCCCAG gcctcccacccctccctgcgcCGTCACCAAGACTCTGTCTGCCTCCCACCGCACCTGCTACCTCGTCACACGGCTCTAG
- the CDK5 gene encoding cyclin-dependent kinase 5 — protein sequence MQKYEKLEKIGEGTYGTVFKAKNRETHEIVALKRVRLDDDDEGVPSSALREICLLKELKHKNIVRLHDVLHSDKKLTLVFEFCDQDLKKYFDSCNGDLDPEIVKSFLFQLLKGLGFCHSRNVLHRDLKPQNLLINRNGELKLADFGLARAFGIPVRCYSAEVVTLWYRPPDVLFGAKLYSTSIDMWSAGCIFAELANAGRPLFPGNDVDDQLKRIFRLLGTPTEEQWPAMTKLPDYKPYPMYPATTSLVNVVPKLNATGRDLLQHLLKCNPVQRISAEEALQHPYFSDFCPP from the exons ATGCAGAAATACGAGAAACTGGAGAAGATTGGGGAAG GCACCTACGGAACAGTATTCAAGGCCAAAAACCGGGAGACACATGAGATCGTGGCTCTGAAACGGGTGAGGCTGGATGACGATGATGAG GGAGTGCCGAGTTCAGCCCTTCGGGAAATCTGCCTACTCAAAGAGCTGAAGCACAAGAACATCGTCAG GCTTCATGACGTCCTGCATAGCGACAAGAAGCTGACTTTGGTTTTTGAGTTCTGTGACCAG GACCTCAAGAAGTATTTCGACAGCTGTAATGGTGACCTGGATCCTGAAATTGTGAAG TCATTCCTCTTCCAGCTGCTGAAAGGCCTGGGATTCTGTCACAGTCGCAACGTGCTGCACAGGGACCTGAAGCCCCAGAACCTGCTAATAAACAGG AATGGGGAGCTGAAATTGGCTGATTTTGGCTTGGCTCGAGCCTTTGGGATCCCTGTTCGCTGTTACTCAGCCGAG GTGGTCACGCTGTGGTACCGCCCGCCGGATGTCCTCTTTGGGGCCAAGCTGTACTCCACATCCATCGACATGTGGTCAGCCGGCTGCATATTCGCAG AGCTGGCCAATGCCGGGCGGCCTCTTTTCCCTGGCAATGACGTAGACGACCAGCTGAAGAGGATCTTCCG GCTTCTGGGGACACCGACCGAGGAGCAGTGGCCTGCCATGACCAAGCTGCCAGACTATAAG CCCTACCCAATGTACCCAGCCACAACGTCCCTGGTGAATGTCGTACCCAAGCTCAATGCCACGGGGAGGGACCTGCTACAG CATCTCCTGAAGTGTAACCCCGTCCAGCGCATCTCGGCAGAAGAGGCCCTGCAGCACCCCTACTTCTCCGACTTCTGCCCCCCGTAG
- the SLC4A2 gene encoding LOW QUALITY PROTEIN: anion exchange protein 2 (The sequence of the model RefSeq protein was modified relative to this genomic sequence to represent the inferred CDS: deleted 1 base in 1 codon), which translates to MDFLLRPQPEPESLGPAAPGFPEQEEDELHRTLGVERFEEILQEAGSRGGEEPGRSYGEEDFEYHRQSSHHIHHPLSTHLPPDTRRRKTPQGPGRKPRRRPGASPTGETPTIEEGEEDEDEASEAEGARALTQPSPASTPSSVQFFLQEDEGADRKAERTSPSPPPPLSHQEAAPRASKGAQTGAPVEEVVAVASGAAGGDDGGASARPLTKAQPGHRSYNLQERRRIGSMTGAEQALLPRVPTDESEAQTLATADLDLMKSHRFEDVPGVRRHLVRKNAKGSGQGGREGREPGPTPRTRPRAPHKPHEVFVELNELLLDKNQEPQWRETARWIKFEEDVEEETERWGKPHVASLSFRSLLELRRTLAHGAVLLDLDQQTLPGVAHQVVEQMVISDQIKAEDRANVLRALLLKHSHPSDEKDFSFPRNISAGSLGSLLGHHHGQGAESDPHVTEPLIGGVPETRLEVERERELPPPAPPAGITRSKSKHELKLLEKIPENAEATVVLVGCVEFLSRPTMAFVRLREAVELDAVLEVPVPVRFLFLLLGPSSANMDYHEIGRSISTLMSDKQFHEAAYLADEREDLLTAINAFLDCSVVLPPSEVQGEELLRSVAHFQRQMLKKREEQGRLLPPGAGLEPKSAQDKALLQMVEVAGAVEDDPLRRTGRPFGGLIRDVRRRYPHYLSDFRDALDPQCLAAVIFIYFAALSPAITFGGLLGEKTQDLIGVSELIMSTALQGVVFCLLGAQPLLVIGFSGPLLVFEEAFFSFCSSNNLEYLVGRVWIGFWLVFLALLMVALEGSFLVRFVSRFTQEIFAFLISLIFIYETFYKLVKIFQEHPLHGCSVSNSSEADSGENSTWHGAGATLGPGNGSSPGPARQGRPRGQPNTALLSLVLMAGTFFIAFFLRKFKNSRFFPGRVRRVIGDFGVPIAILIMVLVDYSIEDTYTQKLSVPSGFSVTAPEKRGWVINPLGESSPFPVWMMVASLLPAVLVFILIFMETQITTLIISKKERMLQKGSGFHLDLLLIVAMGGICALFGLPWLAAATVRSVTHANALTVMSKAVAPGDKPKIQEVKEQRVTGLLVALLVGLSLVIGDLLRQIPLAVLFGIFLYMGVTSLNGIQFYERLHLLLMPPKHHPDVTYVKKVRTLRMHLFTALQLLCLALLWAVMSTAASLAFPFILILTVPLRMVVLTRIFTEREMKCLDANEAEPVFDEREGVDEYNEMPMPV; encoded by the exons ATGGACTTCCTCCTGCGGCCTCAG CCAGAGCCAGAGAGCTTGGGCCCTGCAGCGCCTGGGTTCCCTGAGCAGGAGGAAGATGAACTCCACCGCACTCTGGGTGTGGAGCGGTTTGAGGAGATCCTACAGGAGGCTGGGTCCCGAGGAGGAGAGGAGCCAGGCCGCAGCTATGGGGAGGAAGACTTTGAAT ACCACCGCCAATCCTCGCACCACATCCATCACCCTCTGTCCACCCACCTGCCTCCGGACACCCGCCGCCGCAAGacaccccagggcccagggcggAAGCCTCGAAGGCGCCCTGGAGCCTCCCCCACTGGGGAGACCCCCACCattgaggagggggaggaagatgAGGATGAGGCCAGTGAGGCCGAGGGGGCCCGGGCACTCACCCAGCCATCCCCTGCCTCCACACCCTCTTCGGTGCAA TTCTTCCTCCAAGAGGATGAAGGTGCTGACCGGAAGGCAGAAAGGACCAGTCCGTCTCCTCCCCCACCGCTGTCCCACCAGGAGGCGGCTCCCCGGGCCAGCAAAGGGGCCCAGACCGG AGCCCCGGTGGAGGAGGTGGTGGCCGTGGCCAGTGGTGCCGCTGGAGGCGATGACGGGGGAGCCTCCGCGCGTCCCCTGACCAAGGCACAGCCCGGGCACCGAAGCTACAATCTGCAGGAGAGGAGACGCATCGGGAGCATGACGGGGGCTGAGCAGGCACTGCTGCCCCGAGTCCCCACAGACGAGAGTGAGGCCCAGACGCTGGCCACCGCTGACCTAGACCTCATGAAGA gtcACCGGTTTGAGGACGTTCCTGGAGTGCGGCGGCACTTGGTGCGGAAGAATGCCAAAGGGTCTGGACAAGGCGGCCGGGAAGGGCGAGAGCCTGGCCCCACGCCTCGGACCCGGCCCCGGGCC CCCCACAAGCCCCACGAG GTATTTGTGGAGCTGAACGAGTTGCTGCTGGACAAAAACCAGGAGCCTCAGTGGCGGGAAACAGCGCGCTGGATCAAATTCGAGGAGGATGTGGAGGAGGAGACGGAGCGCTGGGGGAAGCCGCATGtggcctccctctccttccgcagCCTCCTGGAGCTCCGCCGGACCCTGGCCCATG GGGCTGTGCTTTTGGACCTGGACCAGCAGACCCTGCCAGGGGTGGCCCACCAGGTGGTGGAGCAGATGGTCATCTCCGACCAGATCAAGGCTGAGGACAGAGCCAACGTGCTGCGGGCCCTGCTCCTGAAACACAG cCACCCGAGTGATGAGAAGGACTTCTCCTTCCCTCGAAACATCTCAGCCGGCTCCCTTGGCTCCCTGCTTGGGCATCACCATGGCCAGGGGGCCGAGAGTGATCCACATGTCACTGAGCCTCTCATCGGAGGTGTTCCTGAGACTCGGCTAGAGGTGGAACGAGAG CGGGAGCTAccacctccagccccaccagccGGCATCACTCGCTCCAAGTCCAAGCACGAACTGAAGCTGCTGGAGAAGATCCCTGAGAATGCGGAGGCCACAGTGGTCCTTGTGG GCTGTGTGGAGTTCCTCTCCCGCCCCACCATGGCCTTCGTGCGGCTGCGGGAGGCGGTGGAGCTGGACGCGGTGCTGGAGGTGCCCGTGCCCGTGCgcttcctcttcctgcttctgggcCCGAGCAGCGCCAACATGGACTACCACGAGATCGGCCGCTCCATCTCCACCCTCATGTCTGATAAG CAATTCCACGAGGCAGCCTACCTGGCCGACGAGCGGGAGGACCTGCTGACCGCCATCAACGCCTTCCTGGACTGCAGTGTGGTGCTGCCGCCCTCGGAAGTGCAGGGCGAGGAGCTGCTGCGCTCCGTCGCTCACTTCCAGCGCCAGATGCTCAAGAAGCGGGAGGAGCAGGGCCGGCTGTTGCCCCCTGGGGCTGGGTTGGAGCCCAAGTCAGCACAAGACAAGG CGCTCCTGCAGATGGTAGAGGTGGCGGGTGCAGTCGAAGACGATCCCCTCCGGCGGACGGGCCGGCCCTTTGGGGGCCTGATCCGGGATGTGCGGCGCCGCTATCCCCACTACCTGAGTGACTTCCGAGATGCACTCGACCCCCAGTGCCTGGCTGCTGTCATCTTCATCTACTTCGCGGCCCTGTCTCCTGCCATCACCTTCGGGGGGCTGCTGG GAGAGAAGACTCAGGACCTGATTGGGGTGTCGGAGCTGATCATGTCCACGGCGCTCCAGGGTGTGGTCTTCTGCCTGCTGGGGGCCCAGCCGCTGCTGGTGATCGGCTTCTCCGGGCCCCTGCTGGTCTTTGAGGAGGCCTTCTTCTCG TTCTGCAGCAGCAACAACCTAGAGTACCTGGTGGGCCGCGTGTGGATCGGCTTCTGGCTGGTGTTCCTCGCCCTGCTCATGGTGGCCCTGGAGGGGAGCTTCCTGGTGCGCTTTGTCTCCCGTTTCACCCAGGAGATCTTTGCCTTCCTCATCTCCCTCATCTTCATCTATGAGACGTTTTACAAGCTGGTCAAG ATCTTCCAGGAACATCCCCTCCACGGCTGTTCGGTCTCCAACAGCTCTGAGGCGGACAGCGGCGAGAACAGCACGTGGCATGGGGCAGGAGCCACGCTGGGGCCGGGGAACGGGAGCTCCCCGGGGCCGGCTAGGCAGGGGAGGCCCCGGGGCCAGCCCAACACCGCCCTGCTGTCACTGGTGCTCATGGCCGGCACCTTCTTCATCGCTTTCTTCCTGCGCAAATTCAAGAATAGCCGGTTCTTCCCTGGCCGG GTGCGGCGGGTGATTGGGGATTTCGGGGTGCCCATCGCGATCCTCATCATGGTGCTTGTGGATTACAGTATTGAGGACACCTATACCCAG AAGCTGAGCGTGCCCAGCGGATTCTCAGTGACAGCCCCAGAAAAGCGGGGCTGGGTCATCAACCCTTTAGGGGAGAGCAGCCCCTTCCCCGTGTGGATGATGGTCGCCAGCCTGCTGCCTGCTGTCCTGGTTTTCATCCTGATCTTCATGGAAACTCAGATCACCAC gctgaTCATCTCCAAGAAGGAGCGCATGCTGCAGAAGGGATCTGGCTTCCACCTGGACCTGCTGCTCATTGTGGCCATGGGCGGCATCTGCGCCCTCTTTGGCCTGCCCTGGTTGGCTGCTGCCACCGTGCGCTCCGTCACTCATGCCAACGCACTCACCGTCATGAGCAAGGCTGTGGCGCCTGGGGACAAGCCCAAGATCCAGGAGGTCAAGGAGCAGCGGGTAACGGGGCTGCTGGTTGCCCTGCTTGTAG gtcTTTCCTTGGTTATCGGGGATCTGCTCCGGCAGATACCCCTGGCTGTGCTCTTTGGAATTTTTCTGTACATGGGAGTTACCTCCCTTAATGGGATCCAGTTCTATGAGCGGCTGCACCTGCTGCTCATGCCCCCCAAGCACCACCCAGACGTGACCTATGTCAAGAAG gttCGGACCCTCCGGATGCACCTGTTCACAGCCCTGCAGCTGCTCTGCTTGGCCCTGCTCTGGGCTGTCATGTCCACAGCTGCCTCCCTGGCCTTCCCCTTCATCCTCATCCTCACCGTGCCCCTCCGTATGGTGGTGCTCACCCGCATCTTCACCGAGCGAGAGATGAAATGC ctGGATGCTAATGAGGCGGAGCCAGTGTTCGATGAGCGGGAGGGTGTGGACGAGTACAACGAGATGCCCATGCCTGTGTAG